A region of Streptomyces sp. R44 DNA encodes the following proteins:
- a CDS encoding NUDIX domain-containing protein, with protein MGTPDFILELRKTAGHQLLFLPGVSAVVFDDRGRVLLGKRADNGLWAVVGGIVDPGEQPADAVVREVYEETAVRCVPERILLVETLRKPVVYPNGDTCQYMDVAFRCRAVGGEARVNDDESTEVGWFEVDRLPEMKRFSYLRIEKALAEEPTWFRTTATS; from the coding sequence ATGGGTACTCCTGACTTCATCCTCGAACTGCGCAAGACGGCCGGCCACCAGCTGCTCTTCCTGCCGGGCGTCAGCGCCGTCGTCTTCGACGACCGGGGCCGGGTCCTGCTCGGCAAGCGCGCCGACAACGGCCTCTGGGCGGTCGTCGGCGGCATCGTCGACCCGGGGGAGCAGCCCGCCGACGCCGTGGTGCGCGAGGTGTACGAGGAGACCGCCGTGCGCTGCGTGCCCGAGCGGATCCTGCTCGTGGAGACCCTGCGCAAGCCCGTCGTCTACCCCAACGGCGACACCTGCCAGTACATGGACGTCGCGTTCCGCTGCCGGGCCGTCGGGGGCGAGGCACGGGTCAACGACGACGAGTCGACCGAGGTCGGCTGGTTCGAGGTGGACCGGCTGCCGGAGATGAAGCGGTTCTCGTACCTGCGGATCGAGAAGGCGCTCGCCGAAGAACCCACATGGTTCCGCACCACAGCAACCAGCTGA
- the lnt gene encoding apolipoprotein N-acyltransferase, with protein sequence MSATITPVDASGPDTAPTPASRLRRFVRPGAALLSGFLLYLSFPPRPLWWLALPAFALLGWTLRGRRLRAGFGLGYLAGLGFLLPLLVWTGEEVGAGPWLALAAVEALFVAAAGLGIAAVSRLPWWPFFAAGVWILAEGARARVPFGGFPWGKVAFGQADGLFLPLAAVGGTPVLGFAVALCGFGLYEAYRQFRARRATGAVPRGPLAAAALSVLVPVTGALAALPLVDDSAEDGTATVAAVQGNVPRLGLDFNAQRRAVLDNHVARTRELAQAVKEGREPQPDFVLWPENSSDIDPYANADAADVIDAAVKEIGVPTVIGAVITPETGKLRNTLIEWDPERGPVATYDKRHVQPFGEYIPMRPFVRIFNSNVDRVSRDFGAGTKVGVFDLAGTKVGLATCYEAAFDWAVRDTVTHGAQLITVPSNNATFGRSEMTYQQLAMSRVRAVEHSRSVVVPVTSGVSAIIRPDGEIVAQTKMFTPDVLVEKVPLRSSQTPATRLGTLPEALLAVLAAAGLGWAAARAVRARRTPAA encoded by the coding sequence GTGAGCGCCACCATCACCCCCGTCGACGCCTCCGGACCCGACACCGCACCCACGCCGGCCTCCCGGCTCCGGCGGTTCGTGCGGCCCGGGGCGGCTCTGCTGTCCGGGTTCCTGCTCTACCTGAGCTTCCCGCCGCGCCCCCTGTGGTGGCTCGCGCTGCCCGCCTTCGCCCTGCTCGGCTGGACCCTGCGGGGCCGCCGTCTCCGCGCCGGGTTCGGCCTGGGCTACCTCGCCGGACTCGGCTTCCTGCTGCCGCTCCTCGTGTGGACCGGCGAGGAGGTCGGCGCCGGACCGTGGCTCGCGCTCGCCGCCGTCGAGGCGCTGTTCGTGGCCGCGGCGGGCCTCGGCATCGCCGCCGTCTCCCGGCTGCCCTGGTGGCCCTTCTTCGCCGCCGGGGTGTGGATCCTCGCCGAGGGGGCACGCGCGCGCGTGCCCTTCGGCGGCTTCCCCTGGGGCAAGGTCGCCTTCGGGCAGGCCGACGGCCTCTTCCTGCCGCTCGCCGCCGTCGGCGGCACCCCCGTGCTCGGCTTCGCCGTCGCCCTCTGCGGATTCGGCCTGTACGAGGCGTACCGGCAGTTCCGCGCCCGCCGGGCCACCGGCGCCGTCCCGCGCGGCCCGCTCGCCGCCGCGGCGCTCTCCGTCCTCGTCCCGGTCACCGGCGCCCTCGCCGCGCTGCCCCTCGTCGACGACTCCGCCGAGGACGGCACCGCCACCGTCGCCGCCGTCCAGGGCAACGTGCCGCGCCTCGGCCTCGACTTCAACGCCCAGCGCCGCGCCGTCCTCGACAACCACGTGGCCCGCACCCGCGAGCTCGCCCAGGCCGTCAAGGAGGGCCGCGAGCCGCAGCCCGACTTCGTCCTGTGGCCGGAGAACTCCTCCGACATCGACCCGTACGCGAACGCCGACGCGGCCGACGTCATCGACGCCGCCGTCAAGGAGATCGGCGTGCCGACCGTGATCGGCGCCGTGATCACCCCCGAGACCGGCAAGCTCCGCAACACCCTCATCGAGTGGGACCCCGAGCGCGGCCCCGTCGCCACCTACGACAAGCGGCACGTCCAGCCCTTCGGCGAGTACATCCCGATGCGCCCCTTCGTACGGATCTTCAACAGCAACGTCGACCGGGTGAGCCGCGACTTCGGCGCCGGTACGAAGGTCGGCGTCTTCGACCTCGCCGGTACGAAGGTCGGCCTCGCGACCTGCTACGAGGCGGCCTTCGACTGGGCCGTGCGCGACACCGTCACCCACGGCGCCCAGCTGATCACCGTCCCCAGCAACAACGCCACCTTCGGGCGCAGCGAGATGACCTACCAGCAGCTCGCGATGAGCCGGGTGCGCGCCGTCGAGCACAGCCGGTCGGTCGTCGTGCCCGTCACCAGCGGCGTCAGCGCGATCATCCGCCCCGACGGCGAGATCGTCGCGCAGACGAAGATGTTCACCCCCGACGTCCTCGTCGAGAAGGTGCCGCTGCGATCCTCGCAGACCCCCGCGACCCGCCTGGGCACCCTGCCCGAGGCCCTGCTCGCGGTGCTCGCGGCGGCCGGACTCGGCTGGGCCGCCGCCCGCGCGGTCCGCGCCCGGCGCACCCCGGCGGCCTGA
- a CDS encoding glutamate racemase, with protein sequence MKIALMDSGIGLLPAAAAVRRLRPDADLLLSNDPDGMPWGPRTPEDLTGRALDVALAAAEHRPQALIVACNTATVHALPALRAALEPEIPVIGTVPAIKPAAAAGGKVAIWATPATTGSAYQRGLIRDFADGAEVTEVPCPGLADAVEHADRDAVDAAVAAAAALTPTDVRAVVLGCTHYELVEERILAALADRRQGGLPPIVFHGSAEAVAAQALRRIGAEPAPDADPTGTLSVLLSGRPGDLPATALTYAEGRALAATAAVR encoded by the coding sequence GTGAAGATCGCGCTCATGGACTCCGGAATCGGCCTCCTCCCCGCGGCCGCCGCGGTGCGGCGGCTCCGGCCGGACGCGGATCTCCTCCTCTCCAACGACCCCGACGGCATGCCGTGGGGCCCGCGCACCCCCGAGGACCTCACGGGGCGCGCCCTCGACGTCGCCCTCGCCGCCGCCGAGCACCGGCCCCAGGCGCTCATCGTGGCCTGCAACACCGCCACCGTGCACGCCCTGCCGGCCCTCCGCGCCGCCCTCGAACCGGAGATCCCCGTCATCGGCACGGTGCCCGCGATCAAGCCGGCCGCCGCGGCCGGCGGCAAGGTCGCCATCTGGGCCACCCCCGCCACCACCGGCAGCGCCTACCAGCGCGGACTCATCCGCGACTTCGCCGACGGCGCCGAGGTCACCGAGGTGCCCTGCCCGGGTCTCGCCGACGCCGTGGAGCACGCCGACCGGGACGCCGTCGACGCCGCCGTCGCCGCGGCGGCCGCGCTCACCCCGACCGACGTCCGCGCCGTCGTCCTCGGCTGCACCCACTACGAGCTCGTCGAGGAGCGGATCCTCGCCGCCCTGGCGGACCGCCGCCAGGGCGGACTCCCGCCGATCGTCTTCCACGGCTCCGCCGAAGCCGTCGCCGCCCAGGCCCTGCGCCGGATCGGCGCCGAGCCGGCGCCCGACGCGGACCCCACCGGCACCCTCTCCGTCCTGCTCAGCGGACGGCCCGGCGACCTCCCCGCCACCGCCCTGACCTACGCCGAGGGCCGCGCCCTCGCCGCCACGGCCGCCGTGCGCTGA
- a CDS encoding glycosyltransferase: protein MSTFAWFSIVALAAWVWLLLGQGFFWRTDQRLPPPRGPRTGGWPRVAVVVPARDEAEVLPMSLPSLLVQDYPGAAEVFLVDDGSTDGTGKLAVELSERYGGLPLTVVSPGEPEPGWTGKLWALRHGMARARARGPEYLLLTDADIAHEPDSLRRLVAAAVDHDLDLVSQMARLRVASFWERLVVPAFVYFFAQLYPFRWINRPRPLATAAAGGCVLLRTETAVAANVPEVIRQAVIDDVSLARAVRRSGGRIWLGLAERVDSVRPYPGLGELWRMIARSAYAQLRHNPLLLAGTVAGLALVYLVPPVALVAGVWSGDAVTAWAGGVAWAVMAGTYVPMLRYYRQPLWLAPLLPFTAFLYLLMTVDSAVRHHRGRGAAWKGRTYARPEAAPDR, encoded by the coding sequence ATGAGCACCTTCGCCTGGTTCTCGATCGTCGCCCTGGCCGCCTGGGTCTGGCTGCTGCTCGGCCAGGGCTTCTTCTGGCGCACGGATCAGCGGCTGCCGCCCCCGCGCGGGCCCCGGACCGGCGGGTGGCCTCGGGTGGCGGTCGTCGTGCCGGCGCGGGACGAGGCCGAGGTGCTGCCGATGAGCCTGCCCTCGCTCCTCGTACAGGACTATCCGGGGGCCGCGGAGGTCTTCCTCGTCGACGACGGGAGCACGGACGGTACGGGGAAGCTCGCCGTGGAGCTGTCCGAGCGGTACGGCGGGCTGCCGCTGACGGTCGTGTCGCCGGGAGAGCCGGAGCCGGGCTGGACGGGGAAGCTGTGGGCGCTGCGGCACGGCATGGCACGGGCACGCGCGCGTGGGCCGGAGTACCTCCTCCTGACGGACGCGGACATCGCGCACGAGCCGGACAGTCTGCGGCGGCTCGTCGCGGCGGCCGTGGACCACGATCTGGATCTGGTGTCGCAGATGGCGCGGCTCCGGGTCGCGAGCTTCTGGGAGCGCCTGGTGGTGCCGGCGTTCGTCTACTTCTTCGCCCAGCTCTACCCCTTCCGCTGGATCAACCGGCCGCGGCCGCTGGCGACGGCCGCCGCGGGCGGTTGCGTGCTGCTGCGGACGGAGACGGCGGTGGCGGCGAACGTGCCGGAGGTGATCCGGCAGGCCGTGATCGACGACGTGTCGCTCGCGCGTGCGGTGCGGCGGTCCGGGGGCCGGATCTGGCTGGGCCTCGCGGAGCGGGTCGACAGCGTCCGCCCGTATCCGGGCCTGGGCGAGCTGTGGCGGATGATCGCGCGGAGCGCGTACGCGCAGCTGCGGCACAACCCGCTGCTGCTCGCGGGGACGGTGGCGGGTCTGGCCCTCGTCTATCTGGTGCCGCCGGTGGCCCTGGTGGCGGGGGTGTGGAGCGGGGACGCGGTGACGGCCTGGGCGGGCGGGGTGGCGTGGGCGGTGATGGCGGGGACGTACGTGCCGATGCTCCGCTACTACCGGCAGCCGCTGTGGCTCGCCCCGCTGCTGCCGTTCACCGCGTTCCTCTATCTCCTGATGACGGTGGACTCGGCGGTCCGTCACCACCGGGGCCGGGGCGCGGCCTGGAAGGGCCGGACGTACGCCCGTCCGGAGGCGGCGCCGGACCGGTGA
- a CDS encoding amino acid permease, protein MRTENAGLSRGLTSRHIRFIALGSAIGTGLFYGSSASIEAGGPAVLLAYLIGGAAVFLVLRSLGEMAVASPCAGSFGEYANRHLGPLAGFVTGWTYAFEMVIVAVADVTAIGVYMGFWFPEVPRWIWVLAAVLVVGALNLVSVKVFGELEFWLSLVKIVAIVAMIVVGIVVIAFGLGSGHVHVGIDNLWANGGFFAGGIDGLVISFAIVMFAFGGTEIIGVTAGEAESPEKTIPGAVNSIPLRIILFYVLTLAVIMSITPWQQISDSGSPFVQIFAGVGLKSAAAVLNVVVLTAALSAINSDIFAAGRTMYGLAERGHGPSVMRRTTPNGVPWVTTLVMIGALLLGVVMNAVVPGEIFLIISSIATFATVFVWVMILLTHIRARRAMSAEESAALKFPAPFWPYAQIVALVFMAAVLVLLGVHESTRVALQVGVVWLALLTVVYLLTVRRRRDRTPAGAAPSDAPAATTAAEEPAGISG, encoded by the coding sequence TTGCGTACCGAAAACGCCGGTCTGAGCCGCGGGCTCACCTCACGGCACATCCGCTTCATCGCCCTCGGCTCCGCGATCGGCACCGGGCTCTTCTACGGCTCCTCCGCGTCCATCGAGGCGGGCGGCCCCGCGGTCCTGCTCGCCTACCTGATCGGCGGCGCCGCCGTCTTCCTCGTCCTGAGGTCCCTCGGCGAGATGGCCGTGGCGTCCCCCTGCGCCGGTTCCTTCGGCGAGTACGCGAACCGGCACCTCGGGCCGCTCGCCGGCTTCGTCACCGGCTGGACGTACGCCTTCGAGATGGTCATCGTCGCCGTCGCCGACGTCACCGCCATCGGTGTCTACATGGGCTTCTGGTTCCCCGAAGTCCCGCGCTGGATCTGGGTCCTGGCCGCCGTCCTCGTCGTCGGCGCGCTCAACCTCGTCAGCGTCAAGGTCTTCGGCGAGCTGGAGTTCTGGCTGTCCCTCGTGAAGATCGTCGCCATCGTCGCGATGATCGTCGTCGGAATCGTGGTGATCGCCTTCGGCCTCGGCAGCGGCCACGTCCACGTCGGCATCGACAACCTCTGGGCCAATGGAGGATTCTTCGCCGGAGGCATCGACGGCCTCGTGATCTCGTTCGCCATCGTCATGTTCGCCTTCGGCGGCACCGAGATCATCGGCGTCACGGCGGGCGAGGCGGAGTCCCCGGAGAAGACCATCCCGGGCGCGGTGAACTCCATCCCGCTGCGCATCATCCTCTTCTACGTGCTGACCCTCGCCGTGATCATGTCGATCACCCCGTGGCAGCAGATCAGCGACTCCGGCAGCCCCTTCGTGCAGATCTTCGCCGGTGTCGGACTCAAGTCCGCGGCCGCGGTCCTCAACGTCGTGGTCCTCACCGCCGCCCTGTCCGCCATCAACAGCGACATCTTCGCCGCGGGCCGCACCATGTACGGCCTCGCCGAGCGCGGCCACGGCCCCTCCGTCATGCGTCGCACGACGCCCAACGGCGTGCCCTGGGTGACCACCCTCGTCATGATCGGCGCCCTGCTCCTCGGCGTCGTGATGAACGCGGTCGTCCCCGGCGAGATCTTCCTGATCATCTCCTCCATCGCCACGTTCGCCACGGTCTTCGTCTGGGTGATGATCCTGCTCACCCACATCAGGGCCCGCCGCGCGATGTCCGCCGAGGAGTCCGCGGCCCTGAAGTTCCCGGCCCCGTTCTGGCCCTACGCCCAGATCGTCGCCCTCGTCTTCATGGCGGCGGTGCTGGTCCTGCTCGGCGTCCACGAGAGCACCCGCGTGGCGCTCCAGGTGGGCGTGGTCTGGCTGGCGCTGCTCACGGTGGTCTACCTCCTCACGGTCCGCCGCCGACGGGACCGGACCCCAGCCGGTGCCGCCCCGTCGGACGCCCCCGCGGCCACCACGGCGGCGGAGGAGCCGGCCGGGATCTCCGGCTGA
- a CDS encoding IclR family transcriptional regulator: MSERSQTPGPASSASPAVARALDMLVYLAGRPGLVQAATLARDLGIPRSSAYHILTVLTDRGFVTYVPSEQAYGLGVTSFEVGSAYLRHEPLERLARPILRAAASRLGQTVHLGILHGAETVYLLKERPPARAGDIDIALVTDVGVRLPAHLTANGRAILAHTSEAQLRALFSRPGDLTTRTGRGPRSVPELAGELARERERGWSQEVELVSQGFCSMGVAAFDHNERPVAAISTTWRRHHGRHDTEEVREALAQGAARLTAAVSGHAPTGAGAQAAA, encoded by the coding sequence ATGAGTGAACGCAGCCAGACGCCCGGTCCGGCCTCCAGCGCGTCCCCGGCCGTCGCGCGCGCCCTGGACATGCTCGTGTACCTCGCCGGCCGGCCCGGTCTCGTACAGGCCGCCACGCTCGCCCGCGACCTGGGCATTCCGCGCTCGTCCGCGTACCACATCCTCACCGTGCTGACCGACCGCGGCTTCGTCACGTACGTCCCGTCGGAGCAGGCGTACGGGCTCGGCGTGACCTCCTTCGAGGTGGGCTCGGCCTATCTGCGCCACGAGCCCCTCGAACGGCTCGCCCGGCCGATCCTGCGCGCGGCCGCGAGCCGCCTGGGCCAGACCGTGCACCTGGGCATCCTGCACGGCGCGGAGACGGTCTACCTGCTCAAGGAACGGCCCCCGGCCCGTGCGGGGGACATCGACATCGCACTCGTGACGGACGTCGGCGTGCGCCTGCCGGCCCATCTGACGGCCAACGGCCGCGCCATCCTCGCCCACACCTCGGAGGCGCAGCTGCGGGCCCTGTTCTCCCGGCCCGGCGATCTGACCACCCGCACCGGCCGCGGTCCGCGCTCCGTGCCGGAACTGGCCGGCGAGCTGGCCCGGGAGCGGGAGCGCGGCTGGTCGCAGGAGGTGGAGCTGGTATCGCAGGGCTTCTGCTCGATGGGCGTGGCCGCGTTCGACCACAACGAGCGGCCGGTCGCCGCGATCAGCACCACCTGGCGCCGCCACCACGGGCGCCACGACACCGAGGAGGTCCGCGAGGCCCTGGCGCAGGGTGCGGCGCGGCTGACCGCGGCGGTCTCGGGTCACGCGCCGACGGGCGCGGGGGCACAGGCCGCCGCCTGA
- the hutC gene encoding histidine utilization repressor: MARTVGGVVVDPAELARWYAQGAGGSVPAYQRVKELVRRQISNGHWQEDDALPSESQFVDALGLSRMTVNRALRELAAEGVIRRVMGVGSFVSQRKASSALLEVHNIAAEVEHRGHRYAARVLSLGEEKADDRTGAHLGLGTGQPVFRSRVVHYEDGVPLQLEDRYVNPAFAPGYLDQDFTLQTPYTFLSKVAPLGRGEHIVEAVLASPEECAVLDIGPSEPCLLIERRTWSRDALVSIARLLHPGSRYRLEGAFATH; the protein is encoded by the coding sequence ATGGCGAGGACGGTGGGCGGCGTGGTCGTGGACCCGGCGGAGCTGGCCCGGTGGTACGCGCAGGGCGCGGGCGGTTCCGTCCCCGCGTACCAGCGCGTCAAGGAGCTCGTCCGGCGGCAGATCAGCAACGGCCACTGGCAGGAGGACGACGCCCTGCCCTCGGAGAGCCAGTTCGTCGACGCCCTCGGCCTGTCCCGCATGACCGTCAACCGCGCCCTGCGCGAGCTCGCCGCCGAGGGCGTCATCCGGCGCGTCATGGGCGTGGGCAGCTTCGTCTCCCAGCGCAAGGCCAGCTCCGCGCTCCTGGAGGTGCACAACATCGCCGCCGAGGTGGAGCACCGCGGTCACCGCTACGCCGCCCGCGTGCTGTCCCTGGGCGAGGAGAAGGCCGACGACAGGACCGGCGCGCACCTCGGTCTCGGCACCGGGCAGCCGGTCTTCCGTTCGCGGGTGGTGCACTACGAGGACGGGGTGCCGCTCCAGCTGGAGGACCGCTACGTCAACCCGGCCTTCGCCCCCGGCTATCTGGACCAGGACTTCACGCTGCAGACGCCGTACACGTTCCTGTCGAAGGTCGCGCCGCTCGGCCGGGGCGAGCACATCGTGGAGGCGGTCCTGGCGTCGCCCGAGGAGTGCGCGGTCCTCGACATCGGGCCGTCCGAGCCGTGCCTGCTGATCGAGCGCCGCACGTGGTCGCGGGACGCGCTCGTGAGCATCGCGCGCCTGCTCCACCCGGGCTCCCGGTACCGCCTGGAAGGCGCGTTCGCCACGCACTGA
- the hutU gene encoding urocanate hydratase translates to MTSPSHEAPGVVRAPRGTELNCLGWQQEGALRMLMNNLDPEVAEHPEDLVVYGGTGKAARNHEAYDAIVRTLKTLKDDETLLVQSGKPVGVMRTNEWAPRVLLANSNLVGDWANWEEFRKLEAEGLTMYGQMTAGSWIYIGSQGILQGTYETFGAVARKKFGGTLAGTITLTAGMGGMGGAQPLAVTMNDGVAICVDVDETRIDRRIGTRYLDVKADNLDHALELAVRARDERRGLSIGVVGNAAEIFPELLRRDAPIDIVTDQTSAHDPLAYLPVGIPVEDWHKEREADPAGFTERSRTSMALHVEAMVGFLDKGAEVFDYGNSIRDEARKAGYDRAFDFPGFVPAHIRPLFEEGLGPFRWAALSGDPKDIEATDKAIKELFPENEHLHRWLDMAGERVSFEGLPARICWLGYGERHLAGLRFNEMVANGELSAPVAIGRDHLDSGSVASPYRETEAMLDGSDAIADWPLLNALVNTSSGASWVSIHHGGGVGMGRSLHAGQVCIADGTELAARKLERVLTNDPGMGVIRHVDAGYAYASSVAQERGVRIPMTESGDGAA, encoded by the coding sequence ATGACCAGCCCTTCCCACGAAGCGCCGGGCGTCGTCCGGGCCCCCCGCGGCACCGAACTGAACTGCCTCGGATGGCAGCAGGAAGGCGCCCTGCGGATGCTCATGAACAACCTCGACCCCGAGGTCGCCGAGCACCCCGAGGACCTCGTCGTCTACGGCGGTACGGGGAAGGCAGCCCGCAACCACGAGGCGTACGACGCCATCGTCCGCACGCTCAAGACGCTCAAGGACGACGAGACCCTCCTGGTGCAGTCCGGCAAGCCGGTCGGCGTGATGCGCACGAACGAGTGGGCGCCGCGCGTGCTCCTCGCCAACTCCAACCTGGTGGGCGACTGGGCCAACTGGGAGGAGTTCCGCAAGCTGGAGGCCGAGGGCCTGACCATGTACGGGCAGATGACGGCCGGTTCGTGGATCTACATCGGCAGCCAGGGCATCCTGCAGGGCACCTACGAGACCTTCGGCGCCGTCGCCCGCAAGAAGTTCGGCGGCACGCTGGCCGGCACGATCACGCTGACCGCCGGCATGGGCGGCATGGGCGGCGCCCAGCCGCTGGCCGTGACGATGAACGACGGTGTCGCGATCTGTGTCGACGTCGACGAGACGCGCATCGACCGCCGCATCGGCACCCGCTACCTGGACGTGAAGGCCGACAACCTCGACCACGCCCTCGAACTGGCCGTCCGGGCCCGCGACGAGCGCCGCGGCCTGTCCATCGGTGTCGTCGGCAACGCCGCCGAGATCTTCCCGGAGCTGTTGCGCCGCGACGCCCCGATCGACATCGTCACCGACCAGACCTCCGCCCACGACCCGCTGGCCTACCTGCCCGTCGGCATCCCGGTCGAGGACTGGCACAAGGAGCGCGAGGCGGACCCGGCCGGCTTCACCGAGCGGTCCCGCACGTCCATGGCCCTGCACGTCGAGGCCATGGTCGGCTTCCTGGACAAGGGCGCCGAGGTCTTCGACTACGGCAACTCGATCCGCGACGAGGCCCGCAAGGCCGGTTACGACCGTGCCTTCGACTTCCCCGGCTTCGTGCCGGCGCACATCCGCCCGCTGTTCGAGGAGGGCCTCGGCCCGTTCCGCTGGGCCGCGCTGTCCGGCGACCCGAAGGACATCGAGGCCACCGACAAGGCGATCAAGGAGCTGTTCCCCGAGAACGAGCACCTGCACCGCTGGCTCGACATGGCCGGTGAGCGCGTCTCGTTCGAGGGCCTGCCCGCGCGCATCTGCTGGCTCGGCTACGGCGAACGCCACCTGGCCGGCCTCAGGTTCAACGAGATGGTCGCGAACGGCGAGCTGTCCGCGCCGGTCGCCATCGGCCGCGACCACCTCGACTCGGGTTCGGTGGCCTCCCCGTACCGCGAGACCGAGGCGATGCTCGACGGCTCCGACGCCATCGCCGACTGGCCGCTGCTCAACGCCCTGGTGAACACCTCCTCGGGTGCCTCCTGGGTCTCCATCCACCACGGCGGCGGTGTCGGCATGGGCCGCTCCCTCCACGCCGGCCAGGTCTGCATCGCCGACGGCACCGAGCTCGCGGCCCGCAAGCTGGAGCGCGTCCTGACGAACGACCCCGGCATGGGTGTCATCCGGCACGTCGACGCCGGTTACGCGTACGCCTCCTCGGTCGCCCAGGAGCGCGGCGTGCGCATCCCGATGACCGAGTCCGGGGACGGCGCGGCGTGA
- the hutG gene encoding formimidoylglutamase: MSTFQETAPPVTDVPARPWSGRDDGPGAEHLRWHHAVGLDPQLTEPGDVAFVGFASDEGVRRNKGRQGAAQGPDALRRALASMALPKPLRAFDAGDVEVAGDADDALEAGQERLGRAVAHLVDAGHPVVVLGGGHEVAFGTYSGLERTRALTAGGRLGVLNLDAHFDLRDDVRPSSGTPFLQMARNERRHGRELDYWALGISQAANTETLFRTAESLGVRYLADTECGLLDIARVESFVDEFLASCELVHLTIDLDVLPAAVAPGVSAPAAYGVPMEVVERVCTRVARSGKLVVVEVAELNPEFDVDQRTARAGARLVHRTVTTWA; encoded by the coding sequence GTGAGCACGTTCCAGGAGACCGCTCCCCCCGTCACGGACGTCCCGGCCCGCCCCTGGTCGGGCCGGGACGACGGGCCCGGCGCGGAGCACCTGCGCTGGCACCACGCCGTCGGGCTCGATCCGCAGCTGACGGAGCCGGGCGACGTGGCGTTCGTCGGATTCGCCAGTGACGAGGGCGTGCGCCGCAACAAGGGGCGGCAGGGAGCCGCGCAGGGGCCCGACGCCCTGCGGCGGGCCCTCGCCTCGATGGCGCTGCCGAAGCCGCTGCGGGCCTTCGACGCCGGTGACGTGGAGGTCGCCGGCGACGCCGACGACGCCCTGGAGGCCGGTCAGGAGCGGCTGGGCCGCGCGGTCGCGCACCTCGTCGACGCGGGCCACCCGGTGGTGGTCCTCGGCGGCGGCCACGAGGTCGCGTTCGGTACGTACAGCGGTCTGGAGCGGACGCGGGCGCTGACGGCCGGCGGACGCCTCGGCGTGCTGAACCTCGACGCGCACTTCGACCTCCGCGACGACGTGCGGCCCAGCTCGGGCACGCCGTTCCTGCAGATGGCGCGGAACGAGCGGCGGCACGGCCGTGAGCTCGACTACTGGGCACTGGGCATCAGCCAGGCCGCGAACACCGAGACCCTGTTCCGCACCGCGGAGTCGCTCGGGGTGCGGTATCTGGCGGACACCGAGTGCGGGCTGCTCGACATCGCGCGGGTCGAGTCGTTCGTCGACGAGTTCCTGGCGAGCTGCGAGCTCGTGCATCTGACGATCGACCTGGACGTGCTGCCGGCGGCCGTCGCCCCCGGGGTCAGCGCGCCCGCCGCGTACGGCGTGCCGATGGAGGTCGTCGAGCGGGTCTGCACCCGGGTCGCGCGCAGCGGCAAGCTCGTGGTCGTCGAGGTCGCCGAGCTCAATCCGGAGTTCGACGTCGACCAGCGCACGGCGCGGGCCGGCGCCCGTCTGGTGCACCGGACGGTCACCACCTGGGCGTGA
- a CDS encoding HutD family protein, with translation MAPQILRAHDRTPAPWKNGGGITTEVMAHPRGAGTDDFAWRISVADVASSGPFSAFEGVDRIITVVEGPGMALTVDGTEHVVDTRYAPFAFSGDATTDCRLLDGPIVDFNVMVRRGGTKADVTVERRSTVLRPAPGTRVLAIVLDGSATLDREPVRLGRLDAVLLHDDEDPADITVDGVLAIVALTDVR, from the coding sequence ATGGCACCTCAGATCCTGCGCGCACACGACCGGACCCCCGCCCCGTGGAAGAACGGCGGCGGCATCACCACCGAGGTCATGGCCCATCCCCGGGGCGCCGGCACCGACGACTTCGCGTGGCGGATCAGCGTCGCCGACGTCGCGAGCAGCGGCCCGTTCTCCGCGTTCGAGGGCGTCGACCGGATCATCACGGTCGTGGAGGGGCCGGGCATGGCCCTCACCGTCGACGGCACCGAGCACGTCGTGGACACCCGCTACGCGCCCTTCGCCTTCTCCGGCGACGCCACCACCGACTGCCGGCTCCTCGACGGCCCGATCGTCGACTTCAACGTGATGGTCCGGCGCGGCGGGACGAAGGCCGATGTCACCGTCGAGCGCCGCTCCACGGTCCTGCGCCCCGCCCCCGGGACCCGCGTCCTCGCGATCGTCCTCGACGGCAGCGCGACCCTGGACCGGGAGCCCGTCCGCCTCGGCCGGCTCGACGCGGTCCTGCTCCACGACGACGAGGACCCCGCCGACATCACCGTCGACGGGGTCCTCGCGATCGTCGCCCTCACGGACGTCCGCTGA